A single genomic interval of Deltaproteobacteria bacterium harbors:
- a CDS encoding PhoH family protein: MEAVERREETLRFDDTGTLPELFGRHDDHLKIVERALGVAIRPKGNEAFVSGDPLQVELAAKVLDGLYRVLRKGIPITSNDVASAVRIVSSDRNADVATVFQDVVFMSSRSKIITPKSVAQKMYLDAIRESDIVFGVGPAGTGKTFLAMAMAVGYLVRKEVKRIILARPAVEAGEKLGFLPGDMAEKVNPYLRPLHDALYTMLEYEQAAKMMERGTIEVAPLAFMRGRTLNDSFVVLDEAQNTTSEQMKMFLTRIGFGSKAVITGDITQTDLPSGRVSGLNEAIDILAGVDGIRFCRFTEIDVVRHPIVQEIIKAYERYEKR; encoded by the coding sequence ATGGAAGCTGTGGAACGCAGGGAGGAAACGCTCCGTTTCGACGACACCGGCACGCTCCCCGAGCTGTTCGGGCGGCACGACGACCACCTGAAGATCGTGGAGCGCGCGCTGGGGGTCGCCATACGCCCCAAGGGCAACGAAGCTTTCGTGTCAGGGGATCCGCTCCAGGTAGAGTTGGCGGCCAAGGTGCTCGACGGGCTGTACCGCGTGCTGCGAAAGGGGATACCGATCACGTCGAACGACGTCGCCTCCGCGGTGAGGATCGTCTCGTCCGACAGGAACGCGGATGTCGCCACCGTGTTCCAGGACGTCGTGTTCATGTCTTCCCGCAGCAAGATCATCACTCCCAAGAGCGTCGCGCAGAAGATGTACCTCGACGCGATCCGGGAGTCCGACATCGTCTTCGGCGTCGGCCCGGCGGGGACGGGGAAAACGTTCCTGGCGATGGCGATGGCGGTCGGATACCTCGTCCGCAAGGAGGTGAAGCGGATCATCCTCGCGCGCCCGGCCGTCGAAGCGGGCGAGAAGCTGGGCTTCCTCCCCGGCGACATGGCCGAGAAGGTCAATCCGTACCTGCGCCCCCTGCACGACGCGCTTTACACGATGCTGGAGTACGAGCAGGCGGCGAAGATGATGGAGCGCGGAACGATAGAGGTTGCGCCCCTCGCCTTCATGCGCGGCCGGACGCTGAACGACTCGTTCGTCGTGCTCGACGAGGCGCAGAACACGACCTCGGAGCAAATGAAGATGTTCCTCACGAGGATCGGTTTCGGCTCCAAGGCGGTCATAACGGGAGACATCACGCAGACCGACCTTCCCTCGGGTCGGGTCTCCGGCCTGAACGAGGCGATCGATATACTCGCGGGAGTGGACGGTATCCGGTTCTGCCGGTTCACGGAGATCGACGTCGTGCGCCATCCCATCGTGCAGGAAATCATCAAGGCCTATGAACGATACGAAAAACGGTGA